A single genomic interval of bacterium harbors:
- a CDS encoding glycosyltransferase family 2 protein, producing MPKVSYLSVFFPCYNEEANVERMVNTAQQVLPELAERWEIIPVNDGSKDRTWEIIERLAKADPNVHPVNHEKNQGYGGAVISGYNASKGDLVFFTDGDLQFDLRELTLLIEKLDEGDLILGYRKNRRDPWHRKLNAFMWGSLVKFLFGFKVRDVDCAFKLIKREVVNKVKLSAGGAMVSTELLARANRAGFRFVEVGVTHYPRTAGTQTGAKLSVILRAFKELFKLYGKIKDQPRG from the coding sequence ATGCCCAAGGTTTCCTACCTCTCGGTCTTTTTCCCCTGTTACAACGAGGAAGCCAATGTCGAACGGATGGTGAACACGGCCCAACAAGTCCTCCCTGAATTGGCCGAAAGATGGGAGATCATTCCCGTGAACGACGGGAGCAAGGATAGGACCTGGGAGATCATCGAGCGCCTCGCCAAGGCCGACCCCAACGTCCATCCCGTAAATCACGAAAAGAACCAGGGTTATGGGGGCGCCGTCATCTCCGGCTACAACGCCAGTAAGGGCGATCTGGTCTTTTTCACCGACGGCGACCTGCAATTCGACTTGAGGGAATTGACACTTCTGATCGAGAAGCTGGATGAAGGGGACCTGATCCTGGGCTACCGCAAGAACCGCCGGGACCCATGGCACCGTAAATTGAACGCTTTCATGTGGGGTTCACTGGTGAAATTCTTGTTCGGGTTCAAAGTGAGGGACGTGGATTGCGCCTTTAAGCTCATCAAGCGCGAAGTGGTGAACAAGGTAAAACTGTCGGCCGGTGGGGCGATGGTCTCGACCGAACTTCTGGCCCGGGCCAACCGGGCGGGGTTCCGTTTCGTAGAAGTGGGGGTGACCCACTATCCCCGCACGGCGGGCACCCAAACAGGGGCCAAACTTTCGGTGATCCTTCGGGCCTTCAAGGAACTTTTCAAGCTTTACGGCAAGATCAAGGACCAGCCCCGGGGCTGA
- a CDS encoding PilZ domain-containing protein, which translates to MPEANMYVEKRVHPRVSVKIPVKFRVIEDQKEIETVFERRKKEQTTQTMDVSLGGLYIVADQLLNVGSILRLDISVPEKSRLVSAFAEVVWSNETGGGLHFLAMKEEDVEFLKGYLAKSTGP; encoded by the coding sequence ATGCCTGAAGCCAACATGTATGTTGAAAAAAGGGTCCACCCCCGTGTTTCGGTCAAGATCCCGGTGAAGTTCAGGGTCATCGAGGACCAAAAAGAGATCGAGACCGTCTTTGAACGCCGTAAAAAGGAACAGACCACCCAGACCATGGACGTGAGCCTGGGGGGTCTTTACATCGTCGCGGACCAACTTCTGAACGTGGGCAGCATCCTCCGTCTTGATATTTCGGTGCCCGAAAAGAGCAGGCTTGTCTCCGCTTTTGCGGAAGTGGTTTGGTCGAACGAGACGGGTGGAGGTCTTCACTTCTTGGCCATGAAGGAAGAAGATGTCGAGTTCCTGAAGGGGTACTTGGCCAAGTCCACCGGACCATAA
- a CDS encoding methyl-accepting chemotaxis protein, with amino-acid sequence MKIEPTSIFFDTWFLFPIVGGFLGFFLPLGPLAGVPVGALLSWTLGYIHHRRLSARRSRDLRKLADHPNCPEELRSALSQGNLPEEPSLWFVRSLLERGTPIASVAPDPLAIVPSALRRPVAEEEWRSFFQELDELNRSVHNFREVTRDWASGIEKAGRINRSVLQLNELIVNDSKKVAQDTDEAARSATEGIKSVGKEIKAMTDLKATIGSSAEVIQQLSLASDQIGDFLATITTIARKTNLLALNAGIEAARAGEHGQGFAVVAAEIKTLAEASAKAAGDVKHLVDDIRSKTSSAISLISTTGKIEENVNVVYSAGDVFMNIVKSIRKAGGLLGEISQALEDQRNDNELLLQLINRIYLSGDQVRDRFVVVEDGLAQLQKVSQQLRSAVDQGKG; translated from the coding sequence ATGAAGATAGAACCCACATCCATCTTTTTCGATACTTGGTTCTTATTCCCTATCGTGGGCGGATTTTTAGGGTTTTTCCTTCCGTTGGGGCCCCTGGCAGGGGTTCCGGTGGGAGCCCTTCTATCTTGGACCCTCGGATATATCCACCACCGCCGCTTGTCCGCCCGGCGGTCCCGCGACCTTCGGAAACTTGCCGATCATCCCAATTGCCCCGAGGAATTGCGTTCGGCCCTCAGCCAGGGAAACCTCCCCGAGGAGCCGTCCCTCTGGTTTGTTCGATCCCTCCTGGAACGCGGGACCCCGATCGCCTCCGTTGCCCCCGATCCCTTGGCCATTGTGCCTTCCGCGCTCCGTCGTCCGGTCGCCGAGGAGGAATGGCGTTCGTTCTTCCAGGAATTGGATGAACTGAACAGATCGGTCCACAATTTCCGGGAAGTGACCCGGGATTGGGCCTCTGGCATTGAAAAGGCCGGGAGGATCAACCGCTCGGTCCTTCAACTCAATGAACTGATCGTCAACGACAGCAAAAAGGTAGCCCAGGACACGGACGAGGCGGCTCGCTCGGCCACGGAGGGGATCAAGTCGGTGGGGAAGGAGATCAAGGCCATGACGGACTTGAAGGCCACCATCGGTTCCTCCGCCGAGGTCATCCAGCAATTGAGCCTGGCATCGGACCAGATCGGCGATTTCCTGGCGACCATAACCACCATTGCCCGAAAGACCAATCTCCTCGCCTTGAATGCGGGTATCGAAGCGGCCCGAGCTGGGGAGCATGGGCAGGGATTCGCGGTCGTGGCTGCGGAGATCAAGACCCTCGCGGAAGCTTCGGCCAAAGCGGCGGGAGATGTCAAGCACCTGGTGGATGACATTCGTTCCAAGACCTCCAGCGCCATTTCGCTCATCAGCACGACCGGGAAGATCGAGGAGAACGTCAATGTGGTCTATAGCGCGGGGGACGTCTTCATGAACATCGTCAAGTCCATCCGCAAGGCAGGAGGTCTTTTGGGGGAGATATCCCAGGCCCTGGAGGATCAGCGGAACGACAACGAGCTCCTTTTGCAATTGATCAACCGGATCTACCTTTCGGGTGACCAAGTCCGGGACCGATTCGTGGTGGTGGAGGATGGCTTGGCCCAACTCCAAAAGGTCTCCCAGCAGCTAAGGTCCGCGGTCGATCAGGGAAAGGGCTGA
- a CDS encoding tetratricopeptide repeat protein: protein MIVCPACHAENPDGTKICVKCGTELPKVAAAKAKAESEPQEGGYQARDLGRDLVELLWLFLIILLVCGGFWGELTHWTGHLTERQEAKMVAPEEPVKPAHHARGKAPKKPMVSERPVELGSPEGFYKKGQQQYDAHHYQASFDYLKKALEIDPTYAKAYFALGYLYSRFDMDDPAVRMYKMSLRFDPNNAQVMNNLGMHLKREGNYEEAMPLFQKAVEADGQNADYLYDLGDAYLDQSQYPEALEHLKRASELKPEDAAIYDDIAISYEKMGKREEALEAWQKVAQYSKSPDLTQNAQTHIQFLQTKAD from the coding sequence ATGATCGTCTGCCCTGCCTGCCATGCTGAAAATCCGGATGGCACGAAGATATGCGTTAAGTGCGGCACCGAACTGCCCAAGGTGGCGGCCGCCAAAGCCAAGGCCGAATCGGAACCCCAGGAAGGGGGCTATCAAGCTCGGGACCTGGGCCGCGATCTGGTGGAGCTCCTATGGCTCTTCCTGATCATCCTTTTGGTTTGCGGCGGTTTTTGGGGTGAATTGACGCATTGGACGGGGCATTTGACCGAGCGGCAAGAGGCCAAGATGGTGGCCCCGGAAGAACCTGTGAAACCGGCGCATCATGCCCGGGGGAAAGCCCCCAAGAAACCCATGGTAAGCGAAAGACCGGTCGAACTAGGTTCGCCGGAAGGTTTCTATAAAAAAGGACAGCAACAGTATGATGCCCATCATTACCAGGCCTCCTTCGACTACTTGAAGAAGGCTTTAGAGATCGATCCTACCTACGCTAAGGCCTATTTCGCCCTGGGGTATCTCTATTCCCGCTTTGACATGGATGACCCGGCGGTCCGGATGTACAAGATGTCCCTGCGTTTCGATCCAAACAATGCCCAGGTCATGAACAATCTCGGGATGCATCTGAAAAGAGAGGGGAATTACGAAGAGGCAATGCCGCTGTTCCAAAAGGCCGTCGAGGCCGATGGCCAGAACGCGGATTATCTTTACGACCTCGGCGACGCGTATTTGGACCAGAGCCAATATCCGGAAGCGCTTGAGCACCTGAAACGAGCTTCGGAATTAAAACCCGAGGACGCCGCCATCTACGACGATATCGCCATTTCTTATGAGAAGATGGGGAAGAGGGAGGAGGCCTTGGAGGCTTGGCAGAAAGTAGCCCAGTACTCGAAGAGCCCCGACCTCACCCAGAACGCCCAGACCCACATTCAATTCCTCCAAACCAAGGCCGATTGA
- a CDS encoding NAD(P)/FAD-dependent oxidoreductase, whose product MRIGIVGAGVSGLTAAYRLAKKGHQVEVFEAADHVGGLAAGFKVAGTSLEKYYHHIFTSDTCIRGLVDELGLRDSLHWLTSQMGFTYKGKLYPFGTPQQLLAFTPLPFWERIWFGVQALYLGKVNDWKKYEAVTASDWMRKYSGPNIWRVIWEPLLRGKFGKYADKVAMAWLWARIHTRASSRKGSQEKLGYFQGGFEVFHDGLAKAAKEAGVQLNLSAPIQRVLTQDSKIKGLEVSGKIKDFDQVIFAAATPIFLRTCPELPADYVKRLTQLDFLGAQCLVLVLKRKFSDLYWINIADADIPILALIEHTNFAPREWYQGKHIMYVGNYLPQDHRYFKMKKEEILQELLPHLKKINAEFDESWLEEAFLFQDLFAQPVVPLHYSDVKPTYETPIQGLTLANMALVYPEDRGTNFAVDVGNKAARLVDPSVEIPAFHE is encoded by the coding sequence ATGAGGATCGGGATCGTCGGCGCCGGGGTCTCAGGGCTGACTGCGGCCTATCGTTTGGCCAAGAAAGGCCACCAGGTCGAGGTCTTCGAGGCGGCCGACCACGTGGGCGGGTTGGCGGCGGGGTTCAAGGTGGCCGGGACCTCCCTGGAAAAGTACTACCATCACATCTTCACCAGCGATACCTGCATCCGGGGCCTGGTCGACGAATTGGGTCTCCGGGACAGCCTCCATTGGCTGACCAGCCAAATGGGCTTCACCTATAAAGGCAAGCTCTACCCTTTCGGTACCCCCCAGCAATTGCTGGCTTTCACCCCTTTGCCTTTCTGGGAAAGGATCTGGTTCGGGGTCCAGGCCCTCTACTTGGGAAAGGTGAACGATTGGAAAAAGTACGAGGCTGTCACGGCTTCCGACTGGATGAGGAAATACTCGGGCCCGAACATTTGGCGGGTGATCTGGGAGCCTTTATTACGGGGCAAGTTCGGGAAATACGCCGATAAGGTGGCCATGGCCTGGCTTTGGGCCCGTATCCACACCCGCGCTTCCTCCCGGAAAGGGTCCCAGGAAAAGCTCGGCTATTTCCAAGGAGGGTTCGAGGTGTTCCATGACGGTCTAGCTAAGGCCGCCAAGGAAGCCGGGGTCCAATTGAACCTCAGCGCTCCTATCCAAAGGGTTCTGACCCAGGACAGCAAGATCAAAGGATTGGAGGTGTCCGGGAAAATCAAGGATTTCGACCAGGTCATCTTTGCGGCCGCGACCCCCATTTTCTTGCGGACCTGTCCGGAACTTCCGGCCGATTACGTCAAACGCCTGACCCAATTGGACTTCCTGGGAGCCCAATGCTTGGTCTTGGTCTTGAAACGGAAGTTCAGCGACCTTTATTGGATCAACATCGCTGACGCCGATATCCCCATCCTGGCCCTCATCGAACACACCAATTTCGCGCCTAGGGAATGGTACCAGGGCAAACACATCATGTACGTGGGCAATTATCTTCCCCAGGACCACCGCTATTTCAAAATGAAGAAGGAGGAGATCCTGCAGGAACTCCTTCCCCACCTCAAGAAGATCAATGCCGAATTCGACGAGAGTTGGCTGGAAGAGGCCTTCCTATTCCAGGACCTTTTCGCCCAACCGGTCGTCCCCCTCCACTACAGCGACGTAAAACCAACCTACGAAACCCCCATCCAAGGGCTCACCTTGGCCAATATGGCCTTGGTCTACCCCGAGGACCGCGGAACCAATTTCGCGGTGGATGTCGGGAACAAGGCCGCCCGGTTGGTGGATCCCAGCGTCGAGATCCCCGCTTTCCACGAATAG